In Erigeron canadensis isolate Cc75 chromosome 7, C_canadensis_v1, whole genome shotgun sequence, one DNA window encodes the following:
- the LOC122607099 gene encoding uncharacterized protein LOC122607099, whose translation MRWRSASGVKCDKRIPLKLKSKLYRVAIRPAMLYGSECWPMTKAQASRVEVAEIRMLRWSCGKTLPDRIPTGVFRAELEVGTIINKLREERVRWFGHVRRRDRTTPLMRAESIHVEGIRRRGRPKMRWEDRLAKDLIELGLSEDMTSDRTA comes from the coding sequence ATGAGGTGGAGATCAGCTTCTGGAGTCAAGTGCGACAAGCGGATCCCGCTAAAACTGAAAAGCAAGCTTTACAGAGTGGCTATTAGACCGGCTATGTTATACGGGTCAGAATGTTGGCCGATGACGAAAGCCCAAGCGTCTCGAGTAGAGGTGGCAGAGATAAGGATGCTAAGGTGGTCTTGCGGGAAGACCCTACCAGACAGGATCCCCACGGGAGTTTTTAGAGCCgaacttgaagtagggaccatcattaacaagctaagaGAAGAGCGCGTGAGATGGTTTGGCCATGTTAGGAGAAGAGATCGAACAACACCACTAATGAGAGCGGAGTCTATTCACGTCGAAGGCATACGAAGAAGGGGAAGGCCGAAGATGAGGTGGGAGGACCGATTAGCGAAGGACCTAATAGAGCTTGgtttgtcggaggacatgacgtcgGATAGGACGGCCTAg